A region of Mammaliicoccus sp. Dog046 DNA encodes the following proteins:
- a CDS encoding hotdog fold thioesterase translates to MNLLELLQMKTIESKYGYVEMTMPVTDNVKQPFGFLHGGATIALAETAASMGAHLSSKEDELAFGLEINANHIKSVRSGEVKAIATALHIGRSTQVWDVKVVDEQDQLISVIRATIAVRQKK, encoded by the coding sequence ATGAATTTATTAGAACTTCTTCAAATGAAGACAATAGAATCCAAATATGGATATGTTGAAATGACAATGCCAGTGACTGACAATGTTAAACAGCCGTTTGGTTTTTTACATGGAGGTGCGACAATTGCTCTAGCAGAAACAGCAGCGTCAATGGGTGCACATTTATCATCGAAAGAAGATGAACTTGCATTTGGTCTTGAAATCAATGCAAATCATATAAAGTCCGTTCGCTCAGGTGAGGTTAAAGCAATAGCAACAGCATTGCATATAGGCCGTAGTACACAAGTTTGGGATGTCAAAGTAGTTGACGAACAAGACCAATTAATATCAGTTATAAGAGCCACTATAGCAGTAAGGCAGAAGAAATAA
- a CDS encoding Na+/H+ antiporter family protein — protein sequence MNAVLVAVIVMIILCLMRLNVVLSIFVGALTGGLFSGMSLDKVISTFGNTIVDGAEVALSYALLGGFAALISYSGITDYIVGKIIQSMKKENSQKSRVKIKITLVAVLLVISVMSQNIIPVHIAFIPILIPPLLSLFNELKMDRRLIATVIGFGLCFPYILFPYGYGHIFQSIIFDAFHKAHVNIAFNSIWKAMLIPSMGYVFGLIVAIIIYWKPRTYKTIKVEEDEEIKTLKPYPLIVTIISILATFIVQTYTESMIFGALAGILIFFISGLYNWRNLDDKLVEGIQIMAYIGVVILAANGFAGVMNATNEVSTLVKSLAHITGDNKALSIIMMYAIGLIVTLGIGSSFATIPIIASLFIPFGQEIGLSAMALIAVIGTAGALGDSGSPASDSTLGPTAGLNVDGEHDHIRDTCIPNFLIYNIPLIIFGFIAAMVL from the coding sequence ATAAATGCAGTATTAGTAGCCGTTATTGTCATGATTATACTTTGTTTAATGAGATTAAACGTTGTGTTAAGTATATTCGTAGGGGCATTAACTGGTGGATTATTTAGTGGTATGTCACTTGATAAAGTTATTTCAACATTTGGAAATACAATTGTTGATGGTGCAGAAGTTGCATTATCTTATGCGTTATTAGGTGGATTTGCCGCATTAATTTCATATAGTGGCATTACAGATTATATCGTTGGAAAAATTATTCAATCTATGAAGAAAGAGAACTCTCAAAAAAGTAGAGTAAAAATAAAAATTACTTTAGTAGCAGTACTTCTTGTTATTTCTGTAATGAGTCAAAATATTATACCTGTACATATTGCGTTTATACCAATATTAATTCCTCCTTTATTAAGTTTATTTAATGAATTAAAAATGGATAGAAGGTTAATTGCTACAGTGATTGGGTTTGGACTTTGTTTCCCATATATTCTATTTCCATATGGTTATGGACACATCTTCCAATCAATTATTTTTGATGCGTTCCATAAAGCACATGTGAATATAGCTTTTAATAGTATTTGGAAAGCAATGTTAATCCCTTCAATGGGTTATGTTTTTGGTTTAATCGTTGCAATCATTATTTATTGGAAACCAAGAACTTATAAAACAATTAAAGTAGAAGAAGATGAGGAAATTAAAACATTAAAACCTTATCCATTAATTGTTACAATCATATCTATCTTGGCTACATTTATCGTACAAACATATACAGAATCAATGATTTTTGGTGCATTAGCAGGTATATTAATCTTCTTCATCTCAGGATTATATAATTGGAGAAATTTAGATGATAAATTAGTAGAAGGTATACAAATCATGGCGTATATCGGTGTCGTTATATTAGCAGCAAACGGTTTTGCTGGTGTGATGAATGCTACAAATGAAGTAAGTACTTTAGTTAAAAGTTTGGCGCACATTACTGGTGACAACAAAGCGCTGAGTATCATTATGATGTATGCTATTGGTTTAATCGTAACACTAGGTATTGGTTCATCATTTGCGACGATTCCAATCATCGCAAGTTTATTTATTCCATTTGGTCAGGAAATTGGATTAAGTGCAATGGCATTAATTGCTGTTATTGGTACTGCAGGTGCACTAGGTGATTCAGGTAGTCCAGCGAGTGATTCAACATTAGGACCAACAGCCGGATTAAATGTAGATGGAGAACATGATCACATTAGAGATACTTGTATTCCAAACTTCCTTATTTATAACATACCACTGATTATATTTGGTTTTATAGCAGCTATGGTATTATAG
- a CDS encoding leucyl aminopeptidase family protein yields the protein MKFQIKNKQIENEFPVVIGCPSHLNQMKNFEHINEIVNNQLEELKHEQILNSELGSISSTAISINGKVVKLIAVGLGNLKTIKENDYQVIYGNLSRYLYQNKIEQVQLLDDTFVAQTVTDEERLYRFGWFSKQSVFDFDHYKTNKSAQVETKIELITSQDETVLTYIQQGEILGDSINLARTYSQTPPNILTPDYFAKSIEKHFKGSNVEVSIKDDKAIREEGFGLIDAVGKGSIHGPRLVTLTYKGSDKDPIALVGKGVTYDSGGYQIKPKTGMPTMKYDMSGASNVVAMVNAIAKLELPIHIVAVLPLAENMISSNAMKPDDVFTALNGETVEITNTDAEGRLVLGEAVTYAKQFKPELIMNFATLTGAVVAALGFGKTGIFSSDADQYIDEVKKASKYSNEISFELPITEEEKQDIKSSEVADLTNCILNKHGKALFAAAFVTHFSVETPHLHFDIAASSETEQASYRGPKGATGAMIPTILHFLKNKA from the coding sequence ATGAAATTTCAAATAAAAAATAAACAGATTGAAAATGAATTTCCAGTCGTAATCGGATGTCCAAGTCATTTAAATCAAATGAAAAATTTTGAACACATAAATGAAATAGTCAATAACCAATTAGAAGAATTAAAACATGAACAAATATTAAATAGTGAGCTTGGTTCAATTTCAAGCACTGCAATTTCAATCAATGGGAAAGTCGTGAAATTAATTGCAGTTGGATTAGGCAATTTAAAAACAATCAAAGAAAATGATTATCAGGTGATATATGGTAATTTAAGCCGTTACTTATATCAAAATAAAATCGAACAAGTTCAACTTTTAGATGATACATTTGTGGCACAAACTGTTACAGATGAAGAGAGATTATACCGTTTTGGATGGTTCTCAAAACAATCAGTATTTGATTTTGATCATTATAAGACAAATAAATCAGCTCAAGTTGAAACAAAAATTGAACTTATTACTTCACAAGATGAAACAGTACTTACTTATATTCAACAAGGTGAAATTTTAGGTGATAGCATTAACTTAGCAAGAACTTATTCACAAACACCGCCAAATATATTAACACCCGACTATTTTGCAAAAAGTATTGAAAAGCACTTCAAAGGTTCAAATGTTGAAGTTTCAATTAAAGATGACAAAGCAATTAGAGAAGAAGGTTTTGGTTTAATTGATGCGGTTGGTAAAGGTTCTATTCATGGTCCTCGCTTAGTTACGTTGACGTATAAAGGCTCAGATAAAGATCCTATTGCATTAGTTGGTAAAGGGGTTACTTACGATTCAGGTGGTTATCAAATTAAACCTAAGACGGGTATGCCGACGATGAAATATGATATGAGTGGTGCAAGTAATGTCGTAGCGATGGTAAATGCAATTGCGAAATTAGAGTTACCTATTCATATTGTTGCTGTGTTGCCTTTAGCAGAAAATATGATTTCTAGTAATGCCATGAAGCCGGATGATGTATTTACAGCATTAAATGGTGAAACTGTTGAAATAACAAATACGGATGCAGAAGGACGCTTAGTACTAGGTGAAGCGGTGACTTACGCTAAACAATTTAAACCAGAATTAATAATGAATTTTGCTACTTTAACTGGTGCAGTTGTTGCTGCGTTAGGATTTGGGAAGACTGGTATATTCTCTAGTGATGCAGATCAATATATAGATGAAGTGAAAAAAGCTTCAAAATATTCAAATGAGATCAGTTTTGAATTACCAATTACTGAAGAAGAGAAACAAGATATTAAATCTTCTGAAGTAGCAGATTTAACGAATTGTATTTTAAATAAACATGGGAAAGCACTTTTTGCTGCAGCATTCGTAACACATTTCAGTGTTGAAACACCGCATTTACACTTTGATATTGCAGCTTCAAGTGAGACAGAACAAGCATCGTACCGAGGTCCAAAAGGTGCCACAGGTGCAATGATTCCAACCATTCTACATTTCTTAAAAAACAAAGCATAA
- a CDS encoding YuiB family protein yields MISLPQVIISMALFFVLFFGIGFILNMLLKSTWIMSVFYPFVIFAIVDKISTFTYFSNPSLAFSKLITGLTNIHTADILMLGSGWIGAIVAGFVIRNLRRSGYSMF; encoded by the coding sequence ATGATATCGTTACCACAAGTAATTATTTCAATGGCATTATTCTTTGTTTTATTTTTTGGAATTGGTTTTATATTAAATATGTTATTAAAGTCAACATGGATTATGTCAGTATTTTATCCATTTGTAATATTTGCGATTGTAGATAAGATATCAACGTTTACTTATTTTTCAAACCCATCATTGGCATTTTCAAAATTAATAACTGGTTTAACAAATATACATACTGCTGATATACTGATGCTCGGTTCTGGTTGGATTGGTGCGATTGTAGCAGGGTTTGTGATTAGAAACTTAAGAAGAAGCGGATATTCAATGTTCTAA